From Streptomyces sp. NBC_00683, one genomic window encodes:
- a CDS encoding SMI1/KNR4 family protein, whose amino-acid sequence MTVSVDLPDRIRARCTELGDGVLYAVKTLARQLAGDPRLGERAGRLGLYAATIDSDTFDACPPLIVRYAYGPPLLDVDRIEIRDIEATGPLPDAGDEQAPAAMPDPRLQQIAARQVTEAWRRVTSWLEQHAPATHAALLPGASTYEIAALEHSLGVCVSVELRALWLLCAGGKDTPGAGVMPDYGWALMPLGTVATSYRWHGENQRELGGGWGVGDAMVWKPSWIPFCSWSVTDTSYGLFVDAETGKVGHWDDTSVRTVGDQTLSMLLEETADKLENPHLATGRLPGLIGGRLVWGPPLAADEAALWERFAG is encoded by the coding sequence GTGACCGTCAGTGTTGACCTGCCCGACCGCATACGCGCTCGCTGCACGGAGCTCGGCGACGGTGTCCTGTATGCGGTCAAGACCCTGGCCCGGCAGTTGGCCGGCGATCCACGCCTCGGCGAGCGCGCCGGCAGGCTCGGCCTGTACGCGGCGACGATCGACAGCGACACCTTCGATGCGTGCCCGCCCCTGATCGTGCGTTACGCCTACGGTCCGCCCCTGCTGGACGTAGACCGGATCGAGATCCGGGACATCGAGGCGACCGGGCCGCTTCCCGACGCCGGCGACGAGCAGGCTCCCGCGGCCATGCCGGATCCCCGCCTGCAGCAGATCGCCGCGCGGCAGGTGACCGAGGCATGGCGGCGGGTCACCAGCTGGCTTGAGCAGCACGCGCCCGCTACCCATGCGGCGCTGCTGCCGGGCGCGTCCACGTACGAGATTGCCGCGCTGGAGCATTCACTTGGGGTGTGTGTATCCGTGGAGCTGCGGGCGTTGTGGCTGCTGTGCGCGGGGGGCAAAGACACCCCGGGGGCGGGTGTGATGCCCGACTACGGCTGGGCGTTGATGCCGCTGGGCACGGTGGCTACGTCCTACCGGTGGCATGGGGAGAACCAGCGGGAGCTAGGAGGCGGGTGGGGCGTTGGCGATGCGATGGTGTGGAAGCCGTCATGGATTCCGTTCTGTTCATGGTCGGTGACCGACACGAGCTATGGCCTGTTCGTCGACGCCGAGACGGGCAAGGTCGGGCACTGGGACGACACGTCCGTGCGGACTGTCGGGGACCAGACGTTGAGCATGCTGCTGGAGGAGACGGCCGACAAGCTGGAGAATCCGCACCTGGCCACCGGCCGCCTGCCGGGGCTGATCGGCGGCAGGCTGGTGTGGGGGCCGCCGCTCGCCGCGGATGAGGCTGCCCTGTGGGAGCGGTTCGCGGGCTGA
- a CDS encoding helix-turn-helix domain-containing protein has translation MPMSTEEMLRVTVTAIAHRTGEQQSDLAAALGLTQSQISRRQHGRAAWTLQDCDRLAAHWGMPVLDLLAGPTHALAKLHADRVTTHATQTLIPIDTPPPTAPPTPEPEPAPAEPAETPAPTTPGPPAAPKRVTAPAGPLADQIRKRVKQELAAHGGDLETTRATLIKRAVPDVMALFAASRVGGRYEHSEFPPTADILKKTSQKGADQIWEGRPKWRSEDLYRAARSGHVTIEVTVLDMNAAYLSALKAWLPIGKLVHTEGHPHDPKRSGVHRVTPAPWNEPDLPSPLGARKEPGPLWITEPTLRLLLRCAKLGFCEAPVIHESLTSGASEGLLEKMRRALTEVRREATTQNDELTTEYVKSMYSKFVSTIGESSANREIRRPDWMHIIRSQAFANLWLKAYKAHTAGLTVVQISGTDELHIAGDWQQVFPEGRDLAQVKAKSLYTLGE, from the coding sequence ATGCCGATGAGCACCGAAGAAATGCTGCGAGTGACAGTCACCGCCATCGCACACCGCACCGGTGAACAACAGTCAGACCTCGCAGCAGCCCTCGGGCTGACGCAAAGCCAGATCAGCCGCAGGCAGCATGGAAGGGCCGCATGGACCCTCCAGGACTGTGACCGCCTCGCCGCCCACTGGGGCATGCCCGTACTCGACCTCCTCGCAGGGCCCACACACGCCCTGGCGAAACTGCACGCCGACCGGGTCACGACCCACGCAACGCAGACCCTCATCCCGATCGACACCCCGCCACCCACAGCCCCCCCGACCCCAGAGCCCGAACCCGCTCCCGCCGAGCCGGCCGAAACCCCGGCACCCACAACGCCCGGCCCACCGGCCGCACCAAAACGCGTCACCGCACCCGCCGGCCCACTGGCCGACCAGATCCGCAAGCGCGTCAAACAGGAACTCGCCGCGCACGGAGGAGACCTGGAGACAACGCGGGCCACGCTCATCAAACGAGCAGTGCCCGACGTGATGGCACTCTTCGCAGCCTCCCGGGTCGGCGGCCGCTACGAACACTCCGAATTCCCCCCCACCGCCGACATCCTCAAAAAAACCTCACAGAAAGGAGCAGACCAAATCTGGGAAGGCCGACCCAAGTGGCGCTCCGAGGACCTGTACCGCGCAGCACGAAGCGGACACGTCACGATCGAGGTGACAGTCCTCGACATGAACGCGGCCTACCTCTCCGCACTCAAAGCGTGGCTACCGATCGGCAAACTCGTCCACACCGAGGGCCACCCGCACGACCCCAAGCGCTCCGGAGTCCACCGAGTCACCCCCGCACCATGGAACGAACCAGATCTCCCCTCCCCACTCGGCGCACGAAAAGAGCCGGGACCCCTATGGATCACCGAACCCACCCTCCGCCTCCTGCTGCGCTGCGCAAAACTCGGGTTCTGCGAAGCGCCCGTCATTCACGAATCACTGACATCCGGCGCATCCGAAGGACTCCTCGAAAAAATGCGCCGCGCACTCACCGAAGTACGCCGGGAAGCTACAACCCAGAACGACGAACTAACCACCGAATACGTGAAATCCATGTATTCTAAGTTCGTGTCCACCATCGGCGAAAGCAGCGCGAATCGCGAAATCCGGCGCCCAGACTGGATGCACATCATCCGCTCCCAAGCCTTCGCGAACCTATGGCTGAAAGCCTATAAGGCACACACCGCCGGACTGACAGTGGTTCAAATCTCCGGAACCGACGAACTCCACATCGCCGGGGACTGGCAGCAGGTGTTCCCCGAAGGCCGCGACCTCGCCCAGGTCAAAGCCAAGTCCCTTTACACACTGGGGGAGTAG